A part of Bacillus thuringiensis genomic DNA contains:
- the divIC gene encoding cell division protein DivIC translates to MRELRQRTIEKQSPNPVKEHIIQTDENRKRLYRRLAVFLVFAFTIIASISVTFYQQNSSIRAKEAKVKDMKKELDSLTNKEKSLKDEVQKLNDEEYVLKIARRDYFFSGKGEIIFPVSK, encoded by the coding sequence ATGAGGGAACTGAGACAAAGAACAATCGAAAAACAGAGTCCAAATCCTGTTAAAGAGCATATAATACAAACGGATGAGAACAGGAAGCGACTTTATCGCCGTTTAGCGGTTTTTCTTGTCTTTGCTTTTACAATTATTGCGAGTATTAGTGTAACGTTTTATCAACAAAACAGTTCCATTAGAGCAAAAGAAGCAAAAGTTAAGGACATGAAAAAAGAACTGGATTCATTAACGAATAAGGAAAAGAGTCTAAAAGACGAAGTTCAAAAGTTAAATGATGAAGAGTACGTATTAAAGATTGCTAGAAGGGATTATTTCTTCTCTGGAAAAGGGGAGATAATTTTTCCTGTTTCTAAGTAG